The Suncus etruscus isolate mSunEtr1 chromosome 14, mSunEtr1.pri.cur, whole genome shotgun sequence genome contains a region encoding:
- the HSD11B2 gene encoding LOW QUALITY PROTEIN: 11-beta-hydroxysteroid dehydrogenase type 2 (The sequence of the model RefSeq protein was modified relative to this genomic sequence to represent the inferred CDS: deleted 3 bases in 2 codons) — protein sequence MERWPWPSGGAWLLVAARAPACSCCARDLRLGRAPLLAALALLAALDWLCQRLLPPLAALAVLAAAGWIALSRPGAPRRLPVATRAALLRGCDTGFGLEAVKKLDTMGFTVLATVLNLESPGALELRACCSSRLKLLQMDLTKPEDISRVLEFTKTHTSSTGLWGLVNNAGHNEVVADVELSPVDTFRSCMEVNFFGTLELTKGLLPLLRSSRGRIVTLGSPAGDMPYPCLAAYGTSKAAMVLLMDTFSCELLPWGIKVSVIQPGCFRTESVRNENHWEQRKELLLASLPRELLQAYGKDYIEHMHGQFLHSLRLAMHDLSPVVDAITDALLAARPRRRYYPGRGLGLMYFIHHYLPEGLRRRFLQTYFISPSMPQALRSGQVDLTQAQDAGLGPGPNPGPSPVVAR from the exons ATGGAGCGCTGGCCTTGGCCGTCGGGCGGCGCCTGGCTGCTGGTGGCGGCCCGTGCCCCTGCATGCAGCTGCTGCGCGCGAGACCTGCGCCTGGGCCGC GCCCCGCTGCTGGCCGCGCTCGCCTTGCTGGCCGCGCTCGACTGGCTGTGCCAGCGCCTGCTGCCCCCGCTGGCCGCGCTCGCGGTGCTGGCCGCCGCCGGCTGGATCGCGCTGTCGCGACCTGGCGCGCCTCGC CGCCTGCCCGTGGCCACTCGCGC TGCCCTCCTCCGGG GTTGTGACACTGGTTTTGGCCTGGAGGCGGTCAAGAAGCTGGATACCATGGGCTTCACAGTGCTGGCCACTGTGTTAAATTTGGAGAGTCCTGGGGCCCTCGAGCTCAGGGCCTGCTGTTCCTCACGCCTCAAGCTGCTGCAGATGGACCTGACCAAGCCTGAGGACATCAGCCGGGTACTGGAGTTCACCAAGACCCACACCAGCAGCACCG GCCTATGGGGCCTGGTCAACAATGCTGGCCACAATGAAGTCGTAGCTGATGTGGAGCTGTCTCCAGTGGATACATTCCGCAGCTGCATGGAAGTGAACTTCTTCGGCACGCTCGAACTCACCAAGGGCCTCTTGCCATTGCTGCGTAGTTCTCGGGGTCGCATTGTGACCTTGGGTAGCCCAGCAG GAGACATGCCGTACCCCTGTTTGGCAGCCTATGGCACCTCCAAAGCAGCCATGGTGCTGCTCATGGACACCTTCAGCTGTGAACTGCTGCCCTGGGGGATCAAAGTCAGCGTCATCCAGCCGGGCTGCTTCAGGACAG AGTCAGTCCGGAACGAGAATCACTGGGAACAACGCAAGGAGCTGCTGCTGGCCAGCCTGCCCCGAGAGCTGCTACAGGCCTATGGCAAGGACTACATCGAGCACATGCATGGGCAATTCCTGCACTCACTGCGCCTGGCAATGCACGACCTCAGCCCAGTCGTTGACGCTATCACTGATGCGCTACTGGCAGCCAGACCGCGCCGGCGCTACTACCCAGGCCGTGGGTTGGGGCTCATGTACTTCATTCACCACTACCTGCCTGAGGGCCTGCGGCGCCGCTTCCTGCAGACCTACTTCATCAGCCCCTCTATGCCGCAGGCACTGCGGTCTGGCCAGGTCGACCTGACCCAGGCCCAGGACGCAGGCCTGGGCCCAGGTCCAAACCCAGGGCCTTCACCTGTGGTAGCCAGATGA